A region of Moorena producens PAL-8-15-08-1 DNA encodes the following proteins:
- a CDS encoding ammonium transporter, whose amino-acid sequence MSRHKYKRLKHQITWLPSRWYFCLSLAITILLGWVGVAAAQDSNTNNFTNLSTIWLLVSSFLVFFMNAGFAMLEAGLCRRRNATNVLAKNLIVFCISALAFWLVGFGLMFGDGITYSCVPGENTSLSLVGQKGLFFNLPFPQFGNLGFPESGFNCLNKDWSNHSFAALFLFQLVFAGTAATIVSGAVAERVKFWAFLLFSFFLVGFIYPLTGHWVWGHYGWLAKALKFQDFAGSTVVHSVGGMAGLVGAWLLKPRQGRFGYNLRTDRYEGLETEKFSSDNLGLATLGCLILWLGWFGFNGGSAKDLDYVANTITITMMAAAAGGISSVFFSPIILGKPSLASIINGILGGLVGITASAAFVDIRSAFIIGSISGIFVLLGEYFLQVWKIDDPVGSVPVHLFCGFWGTIALGIFSSNSSLLYSELDVYDDPLLQVLCQFLGWLIIIIVTALLSLVGWLLVSLILYYASQINERISGKQRHRKQFRETQYFQLGEFILTIFEISRRGIRVSLEEEISGSDGVFYNP is encoded by the coding sequence ATGTCTCGACATAAGTACAAGAGATTAAAACACCAAATCACCTGGCTACCGAGCCGTTGGTACTTCTGCCTATCTTTGGCTATTACCATTCTGCTGGGATGGGTTGGTGTAGCAGCAGCACAAGATAGTAACACGAATAATTTCACTAACCTGTCTACTATCTGGTTGTTAGTTTCATCTTTTCTAGTCTTTTTTATGAATGCTGGCTTTGCCATGTTAGAAGCCGGGTTATGTAGACGGAGAAATGCGACTAATGTCTTGGCTAAAAATTTAATAGTTTTCTGTATATCAGCCTTAGCCTTTTGGCTAGTTGGCTTTGGCTTAATGTTTGGTGATGGCATCACTTACAGTTGTGTTCCAGGAGAAAATACTAGTTTAAGTTTAGTGGGTCAAAAGGGGTTGTTTTTTAATCTTCCCTTTCCCCAATTTGGAAATCTGGGTTTTCCAGAATCAGGATTTAATTGTCTCAATAAAGATTGGTCTAATCACTCCTTTGCGGCTCTATTTTTATTTCAGTTAGTCTTTGCTGGAACTGCAGCCACTATTGTTTCAGGAGCTGTTGCTGAACGGGTTAAATTCTGGGCATTTCTGCTATTTAGTTTTTTCCTGGTTGGTTTTATCTATCCCCTAACGGGTCACTGGGTTTGGGGACACTATGGTTGGCTAGCCAAGGCGCTAAAATTTCAGGATTTTGCCGGTTCAACTGTAGTCCATAGTGTTGGTGGTATGGCTGGCTTGGTAGGGGCTTGGCTACTAAAGCCACGACAAGGTCGTTTTGGCTACAATTTAAGAACAGATAGATATGAAGGTCTCGAAACTGAAAAGTTCTCTTCCGATAATCTGGGTTTAGCCACTTTAGGCTGCTTAATTCTTTGGCTGGGCTGGTTTGGCTTTAATGGCGGCTCAGCAAAGGATCTCGATTATGTAGCCAATACCATCACAATTACCATGATGGCAGCAGCAGCTGGTGGAATATCCAGCGTATTTTTTAGTCCAATTATCCTGGGAAAACCCAGTCTAGCCTCAATTATCAATGGTATTTTAGGTGGGTTGGTAGGAATTACAGCTTCAGCTGCTTTTGTCGATATCAGAAGTGCATTTATAATTGGCTCGATCAGCGGTATTTTTGTCCTTTTAGGGGAATATTTTCTACAAGTTTGGAAAATTGATGACCCCGTAGGTTCGGTTCCTGTTCACCTTTTCTGTGGATTTTGGGGAACGATTGCCTTAGGAATCTTTAGTAGCAATAGTTCTCTTTTGTACTCAGAACTTGATGTATATGACGATCCATTATTACAAGTGTTGTGTCAGTTCTTAGGCTGGCTGATTATTATCATTGTAACAGCTCTATTGAGTTTAGTAGGTTGGCTATTAGTTAGCCTAATTTTATATTATGCAAGCCAGATAAATGAGCGGATTAGCGGCAAACAACGCCATCGGAAACAATTCCGTGAAACCCAATATTTTCAATTAGGAGAATTTATCTTAACTATTTTTGAAATTTCTCGTCGAGGGATAAGAGTATCTTTGGAAGAAGAAATCAGTGGTAGCGATGGAGTTTTTTATAATCCTTAG